TGGCATTGCTACAGTTTTGATCAGTGCGAGACTTTCTTTTTTAGCAACGGCAACGATATCTTCTAAATTACGCACGCCCCACGCAGGATTTTGCGCGCGCAAACTATCATCAAATACGGCGTTACTCATATGAGTAAAAACCAGATAGCGAGTCGTA
This genomic interval from Chroococcidiopsis sp. TS-821 contains the following:
- a CDS encoding DUF938 domain-containing protein; its protein translation is MSNAVFDDSLRAQNPAWGVRNLEDIVAVAKKESLALIKTVAMP